A genomic region of Deinococcus sp. KSM4-11 contains the following coding sequences:
- the tmk gene encoding dTMP kinase, which produces MTGLFLTFEGPEGAGKSTQLARLVARLEAEGIAHTVTREPGGTPLGTRVREVLLDPALTIDPLPEFLLYSASRAQLVANVIRPALDRGDVVVCDRYADSSLAYQGAGRGLDARLLGDITRAATGGLTPHLTVLLDLDPVLGLERAARRGQPDRLERADLAFHQRVRDGFLVLAEQEPARFLLLDAVLAPEILADRIWHAVRARVHTVPGQGRTNPIS; this is translated from the coding sequence GTGACGGGACTGTTCCTCACCTTCGAGGGGCCGGAGGGAGCGGGCAAGAGCACGCAACTCGCCCGGCTGGTGGCACGCCTAGAAGCGGAGGGCATCGCCCACACGGTCACGCGGGAACCCGGCGGAACGCCCCTGGGAACCCGTGTGCGCGAGGTGCTCCTCGATCCGGCGCTGACCATCGACCCGCTGCCGGAATTCCTGCTGTATTCGGCAAGCCGGGCGCAACTCGTGGCGAACGTCATCCGGCCCGCGCTGGACAGGGGAGACGTCGTGGTATGCGACCGGTACGCGGATTCCAGCCTCGCGTACCAGGGAGCCGGGCGGGGGCTTGATGCCCGACTGCTCGGGGACATTACGCGGGCGGCCACGGGGGGCCTGACCCCACACCTGACCGTGCTGCTCGACCTTGATCCGGTGCTGGGGCTGGAGAGGGCCGCGCGGCGCGGGCAACCGGACCGGCTGGAGCGAGCGGATCTGGCGTTTCACCAGCGGGTGCGGGACGGGTTCCTGGTGCTGGCAGAGCAGGAACCGGCCCGATTTCTGCTGCTCGACGCCGTGCTGGCCCCGGAGATCCTGGCGGATCGGATCTGGCATGCCGTGCGGGCGCGGGTTCACACGGTGCCGGGTCAAGGCCGCACGAACCCTATTTCCTGA
- a CDS encoding glutaminyl-peptide cyclotransferase, which yields MRVLPALTVTLLLAPVGLGQTVPLPARAPVIVPTVVARFPHDRNAFTEGFQYLGRGLYAESTGQVGDSGVRISTLKTGKVQVAASTPLATAFGEGITVVGGTAYHLTWQDGIAFTFDATTLKETGQYRYTGEGWGLTTDGKQLIMSNGSATLVWRDLKTFSVKRSVNVTDDGQPIRNLNELEYVQGNVYANLWLSDRIARIDPQTGRVTAWIDVSDLTREASTQAIQGGRPLTFDDVPNGIAYVPERGTLLITGKRWGTIFEVKVPGVKIEPGAGTQGRLRK from the coding sequence GTGCGCGTTCTCCCTGCCCTCACCGTGACCTTGCTCCTCGCCCCCGTGGGCCTGGGCCAGACTGTTCCCCTCCCGGCCCGCGCTCCGGTCATCGTCCCGACAGTCGTCGCGCGCTTTCCACACGACCGGAATGCCTTCACGGAAGGCTTCCAGTACCTGGGGCGCGGCCTGTATGCCGAGAGCACCGGGCAGGTTGGCGACTCCGGTGTGCGCATCTCGACCCTGAAGACCGGGAAAGTGCAGGTCGCCGCCTCCACCCCGCTCGCCACGGCGTTTGGCGAGGGGATCACCGTGGTGGGCGGCACGGCGTACCACCTGACGTGGCAGGACGGCATCGCCTTCACGTTCGACGCCACCACCCTCAAGGAAACCGGCCAGTACCGGTACACCGGCGAGGGCTGGGGCCTGACCACCGATGGCAAACAGCTGATCATGAGCAACGGCAGTGCCACCCTGGTGTGGCGCGACCTGAAAACGTTCTCGGTGAAACGCAGCGTGAACGTCACCGATGACGGCCAGCCGATCCGCAACCTCAACGAGCTGGAGTACGTGCAGGGAAACGTCTACGCCAACTTGTGGCTCAGCGACCGGATCGCCCGGATCGACCCGCAGACGGGCCGGGTCACCGCCTGGATCGACGTGTCCGATCTGACCCGTGAGGCCAGCACCCAGGCCATCCAGGGGGGCCGCCCCCTGACCTTCGACGACGTGCCCAATGGCATCGCCTACGTGCCTGAACGCGGCACGCTGCTGATCACCGGCAAACGCTGGGGCACGATCTTTGAAGTGAAGGTGCCCGGCGTGAAGATCGAACCGGGCGCGGGCACACAGGGACGACTCAGGAAATAG
- the queG gene encoding tRNA epoxyqueuosine(34) reductase QueG, whose amino-acid sequence MGAAELLADLAQHSGADAVGWAPAVVPVDAVTEYAGWLAAGRHAGMAYLERQLPARADPASRLEGVGSVLVLGVSHAFAEPPKPVGGVRVGRVARYAWTPDYHDQLQPILNRLEAEAAALGVRARGYVDHGPVMERLYAAQGFLGWRGKSGMLVSTRLGAFVTLAALLTDLPFEGTVSAHPDRCGRCSRCISACPTNAIGDDRAIDARRCISYLTIEHRGPLPHDLRSGMGDWLFGCDVCSEVCPWSEHAGPLAALLRPDPNLAFPDLSRFFDTGERAFERAFAGTAFLRPRRKGMARNALTVLGNTRAPEGWTLLLAGTTDPAWEVREAAAWALGQWAEPEALHALIDDPHEAVRATARAVQST is encoded by the coding sequence ATGGGTGCCGCTGAACTTCTCGCCGACCTCGCGCAGCACTCGGGCGCGGACGCGGTTGGCTGGGCTCCGGCCGTGGTACCCGTGGACGCGGTGACCGAGTACGCCGGGTGGCTGGCCGCCGGACGGCACGCGGGGATGGCGTACCTGGAACGCCAGTTGCCGGCCCGCGCCGATCCAGCGTCCCGGCTGGAGGGCGTGGGCAGCGTGCTCGTGCTGGGGGTGTCGCACGCTTTCGCGGAGCCACCGAAACCAGTGGGCGGCGTTCGCGTGGGCCGGGTGGCCCGTTACGCCTGGACACCCGATTACCACGATCAGCTCCAGCCGATCCTGAACCGCCTGGAAGCGGAGGCCGCCGCCCTGGGCGTGCGCGCGCGCGGGTACGTGGATCACGGCCCGGTCATGGAACGCCTGTACGCCGCGCAGGGCTTCCTGGGCTGGCGCGGGAAGTCCGGCATGCTGGTCAGCACCCGCCTGGGCGCCTTCGTGACGCTGGCGGCGCTGCTGACCGATCTGCCCTTCGAGGGAACAGTGAGCGCACATCCGGATCGCTGTGGCCGCTGTAGCCGCTGCATCTCGGCGTGTCCCACGAACGCCATCGGGGACGACCGGGCCATCGACGCGCGGCGCTGTATCTCCTACCTGACCATCGAGCACCGGGGGCCGCTGCCGCATGACCTGCGCTCGGGTATGGGCGACTGGCTGTTCGGGTGCGACGTGTGCAGCGAGGTCTGCCCGTGGAGTGAGCATGCGGGGCCACTGGCGGCATTGCTCCGGCCGGATCCGAACCTGGCGTTCCCCGATCTTTCCCGGTTCTTCGACACGGGCGAACGCGCCTTCGAGCGGGCCTTCGCTGGGACGGCGTTCCTCCGGCCGAGGCGCAAGGGCATGGCGCGCAACGCCCTGACCGTGCTGGGCAACACCCGCGCGCCGGAGGGCTGGACCCTGCTGCTGGCCGGGACGACCGATCCGGCCTGGGAGGTGCGGGAGGCGGCCGCGTGGGCCCTGGGTCAGTGGGCCGAGCCGGAGGCGCTCCACGCGTTGATCGACGACCCGCACGAGGCCGTTCGAGCGACGGCCCGCGCCGTCCAGTCGACCTGA
- a CDS encoding glucose-6-phosphate dehydrogenase assembly protein OpcA encodes MTYATDLKRLGPVDTSVRKAQATLDELWAQTNVETRAYTGNIVALTVHAHVRRVEEALAGLEGRFAGRQIIGVMDGSDDLKVHASLVPQAGGLYVERLILDANPQQLQGAILPLLRPATVNHVWWGADTKPGGVLMHELTDVADQIICDSLTLDIPPARHYALADLGWSRSAPWREALAQVFDSPDAARQLPRVTHLTVRYSGRKDLPARLFAGFVADTLKWKNLHNVTFKSARCGRENGDLCGLELSGDGVRFTLMAGAGDTARCEAAWEGIKRQTEVNIPTMSLAQGLGRVMARPERGEVFENAWTLAKASL; translated from the coding sequence GTGACCTACGCGACGGATCTCAAACGCCTGGGGCCAGTGGACACCAGCGTCCGCAAGGCGCAGGCCACGCTGGACGAACTGTGGGCGCAGACGAACGTGGAAACCCGCGCGTACACGGGCAACATCGTGGCCCTGACCGTCCACGCGCACGTCAGGCGCGTCGAGGAGGCCCTGGCGGGGCTGGAGGGGCGCTTCGCGGGCCGGCAGATCATCGGCGTGATGGACGGCAGCGACGACCTGAAGGTGCACGCGAGCCTCGTGCCGCAGGCGGGCGGCCTGTACGTGGAGCGCCTGATTCTCGACGCGAACCCGCAGCAGCTCCAGGGCGCAATCCTGCCCCTGCTGCGCCCGGCGACCGTGAACCACGTGTGGTGGGGCGCGGACACCAAGCCCGGCGGTGTGTTGATGCACGAGCTGACCGACGTGGCCGACCAGATCATCTGCGACTCGCTGACGCTGGATATTCCCCCGGCGCGGCATTACGCCCTGGCCGACCTGGGCTGGAGCCGCAGCGCACCGTGGCGTGAGGCGCTGGCGCAGGTGTTCGACTCGCCGGACGCTGCGCGGCAACTGCCCCGCGTCACGCACCTGACCGTGCGGTACTCCGGGCGCAAGGACCTGCCCGCCCGGCTGTTCGCTGGCTTCGTGGCCGACACCCTGAAGTGGAAGAACCTGCACAACGTGACGTTCAAGTCAGCCCGCTGCGGCCGGGAGAACGGCGACCTGTGCGGCCTGGAACTCTCCGGCGACGGCGTACGGTTCACCCTGATGGCCGGTGCTGGCGACACGGCCCGCTGCGAGGCGGCGTGGGAGGGCATCAAGCGCCAGACTGAGGTCAACATTCCCACCATGAGCCTGGCCCAGGGGCTGGGCCGGGTGATGGCCCGGCCGGAGCGTGGCGAGGTGTTCGAGAACGCCTGGACGCTCGCCAAAGCCAGCCTGTAA
- the zwf gene encoding glucose-6-phosphate dehydrogenase, whose translation MTKPKKAAGTSAKPPAKTPATAKKAPSTSPARTSVAKAKAPAKATTARAVRAAVEQKDAAKDVGVAQPAQKAEPAQRKSRKRVPAAVPGGDGHNPFRTHMRRNRAPEPATLVIFGATGDLARRKLLPAVFGLWQDGLLGSAFNIVGVGRQAMTDEEFKDYALSALKESKETDAIQPGNLEKFRELLYYEYGDFSGDEVYDLVGKELDRAEEAHGGRKNALFYLSTPPSLFEPISSGLGRLGLADESEGWRRIVIEKPFGRDLASARALNDAIHRVWDESQVYRIDHYLGKETVQNLMAIRFGNAIFEPLWNRGYVDHVQITASEDLGLEGRAGYYEEAGVVRDMLQNHLMQLFALTAMEAPAAFDADAIRDEKVKVLRAVKEIPKGRVKSVAVRGQYGAGTMDGEKVPGYRQEPNVKPGSPTPTYVAVKLEVDNWRWQGVPFFLRTGKRLPKKVTEIAVVFKRPPLGIFPGGLERNVLAFRIQPDEGVNLKFSSKTPGQEMVLREVVMDFRYDAFGAQLESPYSRLLLDAMLGDATLFPREDEVDHAWQLVSGILEAWDGVSAPEFPNYTSGTWGPEAADELIGPDRRWRRL comes from the coding sequence ATGACCAAGCCCAAGAAAGCGGCGGGAACCAGCGCCAAACCCCCGGCCAAGACGCCCGCGACCGCGAAGAAGGCCCCCTCCACCTCCCCTGCCCGCACCAGCGTGGCCAAAGCGAAAGCCCCGGCCAAGGCGACGACGGCCCGCGCAGTCCGCGCCGCCGTGGAACAGAAGGACGCCGCGAAGGACGTCGGAGTGGCCCAGCCAGCCCAGAAGGCCGAGCCGGCGCAGCGCAAGTCCCGCAAACGCGTTCCGGCGGCAGTTCCCGGCGGCGACGGCCACAACCCCTTCCGGACGCACATGCGCCGTAACCGCGCCCCCGAACCCGCCACGCTGGTGATCTTCGGGGCCACGGGCGACCTCGCCCGCCGCAAGCTGCTGCCCGCCGTGTTCGGCCTGTGGCAGGACGGCCTGCTGGGGAGCGCGTTCAACATTGTCGGCGTGGGCCGCCAGGCGATGACGGACGAGGAGTTCAAGGACTACGCGCTCTCCGCCCTGAAGGAAAGTAAGGAGACCGACGCGATCCAGCCGGGCAACTTGGAGAAGTTCCGGGAACTGCTGTACTACGAGTACGGGGACTTCTCGGGCGACGAGGTATACGACCTGGTCGGCAAGGAACTCGACCGCGCCGAGGAGGCGCACGGCGGGCGCAAGAACGCCCTGTTCTACCTCTCGACCCCACCCAGCCTGTTCGAGCCGATCAGCAGCGGCCTGGGTCGCCTGGGCCTGGCAGACGAGTCCGAGGGCTGGCGGCGCATCGTGATCGAGAAACCCTTCGGCCGCGATCTGGCCAGCGCCCGCGCCCTGAACGACGCCATCCACCGCGTCTGGGACGAATCGCAGGTCTACCGCATCGACCATTACCTGGGCAAGGAGACCGTGCAGAACCTGATGGCGATCCGCTTCGGGAACGCCATCTTCGAGCCGCTGTGGAACCGTGGCTACGTGGATCACGTGCAGATCACCGCCTCCGAGGATCTCGGCCTGGAAGGCCGCGCCGGGTACTACGAGGAGGCCGGGGTGGTGCGCGACATGTTGCAGAACCACCTGATGCAGCTGTTCGCCCTGACCGCCATGGAAGCCCCCGCCGCCTTCGATGCCGACGCGATCCGCGACGAGAAGGTCAAGGTGCTGCGCGCCGTGAAGGAAATCCCCAAAGGCCGCGTGAAGAGCGTGGCCGTGCGTGGCCAGTACGGGGCCGGCACCATGGACGGCGAGAAGGTGCCCGGCTACCGCCAGGAACCCAACGTGAAGCCGGGCAGTCCCACGCCGACCTACGTGGCCGTGAAGCTGGAAGTGGACAACTGGCGCTGGCAGGGCGTGCCGTTCTTCCTGCGTACCGGCAAGCGGCTGCCGAAGAAGGTCACGGAAATCGCCGTGGTGTTCAAGCGCCCGCCGCTGGGCATCTTCCCCGGCGGCCTGGAACGCAACGTGCTGGCATTCCGTATCCAGCCGGACGAGGGTGTGAATCTCAAGTTCAGCTCCAAGACGCCGGGGCAGGAGATGGTGCTGCGCGAGGTGGTCATGGACTTCCGCTACGACGCGTTCGGCGCGCAGCTGGAAAGTCCGTACTCGCGCCTGCTGCTGGACGCCATGCTGGGCGACGCGACCCTGTTCCCCCGCGAGGATGAGGTCGATCACGCGTGGCAGCTCGTGAGCGGCATCCTGGAAGCGTGGGATGGCGTGAGCGCCCCCGAATTCCCGAATTACACCTCCGGCACCTGGGGTCCCGAGGCCGCCGACGAGCTGATCGGCCCGGATCGTCGTTGGAGACGGCTGTGA
- the gnd gene encoding phosphogluconate dehydrogenase (NAD(+)-dependent, decarboxylating): MKIGMIGLGKMGGNMVLRLQQGGHHVVGYDRSEDALRNIESHGAQGARSMDDFIAALGDPGERAVWVMVPSGKITQSVIDDLAARLAPGDIIIDGGNSNFHDTQRRGEELAAKGLKFVDVGTSGGVWGLAEGYAMMIGGSEDAVERLRPVFETLAPAADRGWGRMGPSGSGHYVKMVHNGIEYGMMQSYAEGFELMKAHQDFNLDMAQIAELWRHGSVVRSWLLDLTAEALKNSADFDSLSDYVADSGEGRWTIIDSIELGVPTPVITLATQMRFRSQQDVSYAGQMLSAMRRSFGGHAVKTLESPKKEGMVPEVKAGDHPKVAAPENIHAASGGGTGSQAEQLGETGKQSVGDKG; encoded by the coding sequence ATGAAGATCGGCATGATCGGCCTGGGCAAGATGGGCGGGAACATGGTGCTCCGGCTCCAGCAGGGCGGGCACCACGTGGTCGGCTACGACCGCAGCGAGGACGCCCTGCGAAATATCGAATCCCACGGCGCGCAGGGCGCACGCTCCATGGATGACTTCATCGCCGCGCTCGGTGATCCCGGCGAGCGCGCCGTGTGGGTGATGGTGCCCTCCGGCAAGATCACCCAGTCGGTCATCGACGACCTCGCAGCCCGGCTTGCTCCCGGCGACATCATCATCGACGGGGGGAACAGCAACTTCCACGACACGCAGCGCCGGGGCGAGGAACTGGCCGCCAAGGGCCTGAAGTTCGTGGATGTCGGCACGTCCGGCGGCGTGTGGGGCCTGGCCGAAGGGTACGCCATGATGATCGGCGGATCCGAAGACGCCGTGGAACGCCTGCGGCCGGTCTTCGAGACGCTGGCGCCCGCCGCCGACCGGGGCTGGGGACGCATGGGCCCGTCGGGCAGCGGGCACTACGTGAAAATGGTTCACAACGGCATCGAGTACGGCATGATGCAGTCCTACGCCGAGGGCTTCGAACTGATGAAAGCCCACCAGGACTTCAACCTGGACATGGCGCAGATCGCGGAACTGTGGCGACACGGCTCGGTGGTGCGGTCGTGGCTGCTCGACCTGACGGCCGAGGCGCTCAAAAACTCCGCCGACTTCGACTCGCTGTCGGACTACGTGGCCGACAGCGGCGAGGGGCGCTGGACGATCATTGATTCCATCGAACTGGGCGTGCCCACGCCCGTCATCACGCTGGCGACCCAGATGCGCTTCCGCAGCCAGCAGGACGTCAGCTACGCCGGGCAGATGCTGTCGGCCATGCGCCGCTCGTTCGGCGGGCACGCCGTCAAGACCCTGGAGTCCCCCAAGAAGGAAGGCATGGTGCCGGAAGTCAAGGCCGGGGATCACCCGAAGGTGGCCGCTCCCGAGAACATACACGCGGCCTCTGGCGGCGGCACGGGTTCCCAGGCCGAGCAGCTCGGCGAGACGGGCAAGCAGAGCGTCGGGGATAAGGGATGA
- the mqnC gene encoding cyclic dehypoxanthinyl futalosine synthase, producing the protein MSVPAPTTPAALLDRAASGARLTHGEITALYDLPVPEVASVANALRAVRRDPAVVTFLIDRNINYTNVCNVGCNFCAFYRTKRQKDSYTLDYEQISQKIRELEDVNGTRILLQGGVNPELGLEYYTGLLRHVKAHHPTIRIDAFSPEEVLFMEKTFGLTLDELLDTLIEAGLDGLPGAGGEILEDDVRAKAAPARIRSDDWFRILDAAQRKGLYTIATMVIGFGESFAQRASHLTKIRAQQDKALRDYGGNGFSGFAMWTLQTEHTRLAGKAPGATAHEYLQQLAIARIALDNIPNIQASWPAQGFKVAQAALYYGANDLGSTMLEENVVSAAGGHGRHQATVRELIRIAVDAGFTPAIRNSLFQIIDWPDVGAALHQLDSNPERERAVGASG; encoded by the coding sequence ATGAGCGTCCCCGCCCCCACCACGCCTGCCGCCCTGCTCGACCGGGCAGCGAGCGGCGCGCGGCTCACCCACGGCGAGATCACGGCCCTGTACGACCTGCCTGTGCCCGAGGTCGCCTCGGTCGCCAACGCCCTGCGTGCCGTGCGCCGTGACCCCGCCGTCGTGACCTTCCTGATCGACCGCAACATCAACTACACCAATGTGTGCAACGTTGGCTGCAACTTCTGCGCCTTCTACCGCACCAAGCGCCAGAAGGACTCGTACACCCTGGACTACGAGCAGATCTCCCAGAAGATCCGTGAACTGGAAGACGTGAACGGCACCCGCATCCTGCTCCAGGGCGGCGTGAACCCGGAACTGGGCCTGGAGTACTACACCGGTCTGCTGCGCCATGTGAAGGCCCACCACCCGACCATCCGCATTGACGCGTTCTCGCCCGAGGAAGTCTTGTTCATGGAGAAGACCTTCGGGCTGACCCTGGACGAACTGCTCGACACCCTGATCGAGGCGGGCCTGGACGGTCTGCCCGGCGCGGGCGGCGAGATCCTGGAAGACGATGTGCGGGCCAAGGCTGCCCCGGCGCGCATCCGCAGCGACGACTGGTTCCGCATTCTGGATGCCGCGCAGCGCAAGGGCCTGTACACCATCGCCACCATGGTCATCGGCTTCGGCGAGAGCTTCGCGCAGCGGGCCAGCCACCTCACCAAGATCCGCGCCCAGCAGGACAAGGCGCTGCGCGACTACGGCGGGAACGGATTTTCCGGGTTCGCCATGTGGACCCTCCAGACCGAACACACGCGCCTTGCCGGCAAGGCTCCCGGCGCGACCGCGCACGAGTACCTGCAACAGCTCGCCATCGCCCGGATCGCGCTGGACAATATCCCCAACATCCAGGCGTCTTGGCCCGCGCAGGGCTTCAAGGTCGCGCAGGCCGCGCTGTATTACGGCGCGAACGACCTGGGCTCGACCATGCTGGAAGAGAACGTCGTCTCTGCGGCCGGCGGGCATGGGCGGCACCAGGCCACCGTGCGCGAGCTGATCCGCATTGCCGTCGATGCGGGCTTCACGCCCGCCATCCGCAACAGCCTGTTCCAGATTATCGACTGGCCCGATGTCGGCGCGGCCCTCCACCAGCTCGACTCGAATCCGGAGCGTGAGCGTGCCGTCGGTGCTTCCGGTTAA
- the cysK gene encoding cysteine synthase A encodes MIESLIGHTPLVQLQRVIEPGMADVFVKLEGQNPGGSIKDRTALGLIEDAERRGVLKPGGTIVEPTSGNTGIGLAQVAAAKGYTLILCMPASMSEERRRTLVAYGAKLVLTEPKRRMLAAIEEAEKIAEETGAVMMGQFTNPANPAVHEATTGPELWEQMDGRIDAFVYGSGTGGTISGVGRYLKRQNPSVQIVAVEPARSNVLTGGEMGTHGFQGMGPGFIPANLDRSVIDDVIDVWEEDAYPLARRLAQEEGIFVGMSSGAMAWGALEVARRLGPGKRVATIACDTGARYLTTSLFSDEPGTPAGYQPYSRELLTP; translated from the coding sequence ATGATCGAGTCCCTCATCGGCCACACGCCCCTCGTGCAGCTCCAGCGCGTCATCGAGCCCGGCATGGCAGACGTCTTCGTGAAGCTCGAGGGCCAGAATCCCGGCGGGAGCATCAAGGATCGCACGGCCCTGGGCCTGATCGAGGACGCCGAGCGCCGCGGTGTGCTGAAGCCCGGCGGCACCATCGTGGAACCCACCAGCGGCAACACCGGCATCGGGCTGGCGCAGGTGGCCGCCGCCAAGGGCTACACCCTAATCCTGTGCATGCCCGCCAGCATGAGCGAGGAACGCCGGCGCACCCTCGTGGCGTACGGCGCGAAACTCGTACTGACCGAACCCAAGCGCCGCATGCTGGCCGCCATTGAGGAGGCCGAAAAGATCGCCGAGGAGACCGGCGCCGTCATGATGGGCCAGTTCACCAACCCCGCGAACCCCGCTGTGCACGAGGCCACGACCGGCCCGGAACTGTGGGAGCAGATGGATGGCCGCATCGACGCGTTTGTCTATGGGAGCGGCACCGGCGGCACCATCAGCGGTGTGGGACGGTACCTCAAACGCCAGAACCCGTCCGTGCAGATCGTGGCCGTGGAACCCGCGCGCAGCAACGTCCTGACTGGCGGCGAGATGGGCACGCACGGCTTCCAGGGCATGGGGCCGGGCTTCATTCCCGCGAACCTCGATCGCAGCGTCATCGACGACGTGATCGACGTGTGGGAAGAAGACGCCTACCCGCTGGCCCGCCGCCTGGCCCAAGAAGAAGGGATCTTTGTCGGGATGAGCAGCGGGGCGATGGCCTGGGGAGCGCTGGAGGTCGCCCGCCGCCTCGGGCCCGGAAAGCGGGTTGCGACGATTGCCTGCGATACGGGCGCGCGCTACCTGACCACCTCCCTGTTCAGCGACGAGCCCGGCACCCCAGCCGGCTACCAGCCGTACTCAAGGGAGCTGCTGACGCCCTGA
- the sdaAA gene encoding L-serine ammonia-lyase, iron-sulfur-dependent, subunit alpha yields MTLDDILNAPSPASAWILAQDCAETGLQPDDIRAEMLRRIGQMRDSIQRGLSSDARSITGMVGWNAKGLWDASDALQSPLLKRVQAYAMAVNEENARMGKIVAAPTAGSAGTIPGALIGVADHLGLPDERLVDPMILAAGVGKAISKRMFISGAAGGCQAEIGSSAAMAAAAIVELLGGTPRAAVHAASMALMNTIGLVCDPVGGYVEVPCVSRNAFYAVHAVSAAQLALAQLESFIPPDEVLGAMASVGRMMPAALRETADGGLAQTPTGLAVTARMEGKGGETGGMIELPMA; encoded by the coding sequence ATGACGCTGGACGACATCCTCAACGCTCCATCCCCTGCCTCCGCGTGGATTCTCGCCCAGGACTGCGCGGAAACCGGCCTCCAACCGGACGACATCCGTGCCGAGATGCTCCGCCGGATCGGGCAGATGCGGGACAGCATCCAGCGCGGCCTGAGCAGCGACGCGCGGAGCATCACCGGAATGGTCGGCTGGAACGCGAAAGGCCTATGGGATGCCTCCGACGCCCTCCAGAGCCCCCTGCTCAAGCGGGTGCAGGCCTATGCCATGGCCGTCAACGAGGAGAACGCCCGTATGGGCAAGATTGTCGCTGCGCCCACGGCCGGGAGTGCCGGCACCATCCCCGGCGCCCTCATCGGCGTGGCCGACCATCTGGGTCTTCCCGACGAGCGACTGGTTGATCCCATGATTCTCGCCGCGGGGGTCGGCAAGGCCATCAGCAAACGCATGTTCATTTCCGGCGCGGCCGGGGGGTGCCAGGCCGAGATCGGGAGCAGCGCCGCTATGGCTGCCGCCGCCATCGTCGAACTCCTAGGCGGCACGCCCCGCGCGGCCGTCCACGCGGCCAGCATGGCCCTGATGAACACCATCGGGCTGGTCTGTGACCCGGTCGGCGGGTACGTAGAGGTGCCCTGTGTGAGCCGCAACGCCTTTTATGCCGTGCATGCGGTGAGCGCCGCGCAACTGGCCCTGGCCCAGTTGGAATCCTTCATTCCGCCCGATGAGGTGCTGGGCGCGATGGCCTCGGTGGGCCGCATGATGCCCGCCGCCCTGCGCGAAACCGCCGACGGCGGCCTGGCCCAGACGCCCACCGGCCTCGCCGTGACCGCCCGTATGGAAGGCAAGGGTGGGGAAACGGGCGGGATGATCGAACTGCCGATGGCTTAA
- a CDS encoding HAD family phosphatase: MSSSFAAVLFDLDGVLIDTETIIGALWAEIFAERDLHLSAAEITRLTSGQRFEGVLRQLDEERGWKAPEDFLPMLGERFNGAFSHVPVIDGAADTLRALKAAGIPFAVASNSEKNRLHLKLDGAGLTALVGPHAYDPSVVGGVGKPDPALYEYAATQLGVPVTRCLVVEDSAPGARAGVASGATVWGLLAGGHLSHDGRDALAEVGVTRFLDSHAELREALGIDVPLMMGHPSSPIS, translated from the coding sequence GTGAGCAGCTCTTTCGCCGCCGTCCTGTTCGACCTGGACGGCGTCCTGATCGATACGGAGACGATCATCGGGGCGCTGTGGGCGGAGATCTTCGCGGAACGCGACCTGCACCTGAGTGCCGCCGAGATCACCCGACTGACCAGCGGGCAACGCTTCGAGGGCGTGCTGCGCCAGCTCGACGAGGAACGCGGCTGGAAAGCGCCGGAGGATTTCCTGCCCATGCTGGGAGAGCGCTTCAACGGCGCGTTCTCGCATGTGCCCGTCATCGACGGTGCAGCCGACACGCTGCGCGCCCTGAAAGCGGCCGGAATCCCCTTCGCCGTGGCGAGCAACAGCGAGAAGAATCGCCTGCACCTGAAACTCGATGGAGCCGGACTGACGGCACTGGTCGGCCCACATGCCTACGATCCTTCCGTCGTGGGCGGCGTAGGCAAACCGGACCCGGCGCTCTATGAGTACGCCGCCACGCAACTGGGCGTGCCCGTGACCCGCTGTCTGGTCGTGGAGGACAGTGCACCCGGCGCTCGGGCAGGCGTGGCGTCCGGCGCGACCGTCTGGGGCCTGCTGGCCGGTGGCCACCTCTCGCACGACGGGCGTGACGCGCTGGCCGAGGTCGGCGTGACGAGGTTCCTCGACTCGCACGCGGAACTTCGCGAGGCCCTGGGAATCGACGTCCCGCTGATGATGGGGCATCCTTCTTCACCAATCAGCTGA
- a CDS encoding histidine triad nucleotide-binding protein, translated as MTAQPTLFERIIAREIPSTIVYEDDRYIAIQDIAPKAPIHLLVIPKKVTTRVDEITDAAEMGDLWLTAVKVARQHAPDYRLVVNCGAGSGQMVFHTHVHILAGWEHGPDSDL; from the coding sequence ATGACCGCCCAGCCCACGCTGTTCGAACGGATCATCGCGCGCGAGATTCCCAGCACCATCGTCTATGAAGACGACCGGTACATCGCCATTCAGGACATTGCCCCCAAGGCGCCCATCCACCTGCTGGTCATTCCCAAGAAAGTCACGACCCGGGTGGACGAGATCACCGACGCGGCCGAGATGGGCGATCTGTGGCTGACGGCCGTGAAGGTCGCCCGGCAGCATGCGCCGGATTACCGACTGGTGGTCAACTGCGGTGCTGGCAGCGGGCAGATGGTCTTCCACACCCATGTGCACATCCTGGCCGGGTGGGAGCACGGCCCGGACAGCGACCTGTGA